A DNA window from Burkholderia sp. HI2500 contains the following coding sequences:
- a CDS encoding hydroxymethylglutaryl-CoA lyase has protein sequence MSGQRKRLYLHEVATRDGLQNEAAFVDTDDKIALVDALSACGYAKIEVTSFTSPKAIPALRDAEAVMHGIARAPGVVYTVLVPNVRGAERALSCGVDEVNLVMSMSESHNRANLRMTREQSFAQLRDVIDAVRGAGVAINVSLSTAMGCPMEGDVAAEGVLAWMQRFADLGVHGFTLCDTTGMAFPSQVRDLSARARERFGALQLTLHFHNTRGMALANTLAALDAGIDRFDASLGGLGGCPYAPGATGNACTEELVHMLELDGFDTGIDLAAVLAASARLPALIGHDVPSQILKAGRRSDLHPPPRADAGDMPAQRAFS, from the coding sequence ATGAGCGGCCAACGCAAACGCCTCTACCTCCACGAAGTCGCGACGCGCGACGGTCTCCAGAACGAAGCGGCATTCGTCGACACCGACGACAAGATCGCGCTCGTCGACGCGCTGAGCGCGTGCGGCTACGCGAAGATCGAGGTCACGTCGTTCACGTCGCCGAAGGCGATCCCTGCGTTACGCGACGCGGAGGCCGTGATGCACGGCATCGCGCGCGCACCCGGCGTCGTCTATACGGTGCTCGTGCCGAACGTGCGCGGGGCGGAGCGCGCGCTGTCGTGCGGGGTCGACGAAGTGAACCTCGTGATGTCGATGAGCGAAAGCCACAACCGCGCGAACCTGCGGATGACGCGCGAGCAGTCGTTCGCACAACTGCGCGACGTGATCGACGCGGTACGCGGCGCCGGTGTCGCGATCAACGTGTCGCTGTCGACCGCGATGGGCTGCCCGATGGAAGGCGATGTTGCAGCAGAAGGCGTGCTCGCATGGATGCAGCGCTTCGCGGATCTCGGCGTGCACGGCTTCACGCTGTGCGACACGACGGGCATGGCGTTTCCGTCGCAGGTGCGCGACCTGTCGGCACGGGCACGCGAACGCTTCGGTGCGCTGCAGCTCACGCTGCACTTCCACAATACGCGCGGGATGGCGCTCGCGAATACGCTCGCGGCGCTCGACGCCGGGATCGACCGCTTCGACGCGTCGCTCGGCGGGCTCGGCGGCTGTCCGTACGCGCCGGGCGCGACCGGCAACGCGTGCACCGAAGAACTCGTGCACATGCTCGAACTCGACGGCTTCGATACGGGCATCGATCTCGCGGCCGTGCTGGCCGCGTCGGCACGGCTGCCCGCACTGATCGGGCATGACGTGCCGAGCCAGATCCTGAAAGCCGGGCGCCGCTCGGACCTTCATCCGCCGCCGCGCGCGGACGCCGGCGACATGCCCGCGCAGCGCGCGTTCTCATGA
- a CDS encoding VOC family protein gives MALIDHLDHLVLTCVDPDRTKHFYTEVLQMRLETFGAGRIAFRFGNQKINLHVRGAEFEPKAHVPVPGALDLCFIASVPLDDVIAHLKRVAWPIVEGPVERTGATQKIRSVYVRDPDLNLIEISELI, from the coding sequence ATGGCGCTGATCGATCACCTCGACCATCTCGTGCTGACCTGCGTCGATCCCGACCGGACGAAGCATTTCTACACCGAGGTGCTGCAGATGCGGCTCGAAACCTTCGGCGCGGGCCGGATCGCCTTCCGCTTCGGCAACCAGAAGATCAACCTGCACGTGCGCGGCGCGGAATTCGAACCGAAAGCGCATGTGCCGGTGCCCGGCGCGCTCGACCTGTGCTTCATCGCGTCCGTGCCGCTCGACGACGTGATCGCACACCTGAAGCGCGTCGCCTGGCCGATCGTCGAAGGGCCGGTCGAGCGCACGGGCGCGACGCAGAAGATCCGGTCGGTCTACGTGCGCGATCCCGACCTGAACCTGATCGAGATCTCCGAGTTGATCTGA
- a CDS encoding ABC transporter permease codes for MATDNHAARTWPPKHDTPDAPDARPVDARKPQKMTSNLAGRAWKALVWGLMAFFLLNVMLLIATVAVNSIATRWFGTPLPQGFTLHWYAKAWEDFQLASVLWVTVEVVGAVVLLSIALGVPAAYALARVQFRGKRFALLVFLLPLMVPPVTYGIPMATVMYKVGLAGTLPGVILANLVPALPFVILVMTPFIEQIDPNLEAAARIFGANTWRYFRYVLLPLLVPGMLAAGLLVLVRTIGMFELTFFTAGPSTQTLVVALYYAVFSTGVRAPQSIDAMAMIYMAITLVWVVIALQFVSPTQLVSRVKQERQ; via the coding sequence ATGGCGACCGACAATCATGCCGCGCGCACCTGGCCGCCGAAGCACGACACGCCCGATGCGCCCGATGCGCGCCCCGTCGACGCGAGGAAACCGCAGAAGATGACAAGCAATCTCGCCGGCCGCGCGTGGAAGGCGCTCGTGTGGGGGCTGATGGCGTTCTTCCTGCTGAACGTGATGCTGCTGATCGCGACCGTCGCGGTGAATTCGATCGCGACCCGCTGGTTCGGCACGCCGCTGCCGCAGGGCTTCACGCTGCACTGGTACGCGAAGGCGTGGGAGGACTTCCAGCTCGCGAGCGTGCTGTGGGTGACCGTCGAGGTCGTCGGCGCGGTCGTGCTGCTGTCGATCGCGCTCGGCGTGCCGGCCGCGTATGCGCTCGCGCGCGTGCAGTTTCGCGGCAAGCGCTTCGCGCTGCTGGTGTTCCTGCTGCCGCTGATGGTGCCGCCCGTCACGTACGGGATCCCGATGGCCACCGTGATGTACAAGGTCGGGCTCGCGGGCACGCTGCCGGGCGTGATCCTCGCGAACCTCGTGCCGGCGCTGCCGTTCGTGATCCTCGTGATGACGCCGTTCATCGAGCAGATCGACCCGAATCTCGAAGCCGCCGCGCGCATCTTCGGCGCGAACACGTGGCGCTATTTCCGCTACGTGCTGCTGCCGCTGCTGGTGCCCGGCATGCTCGCGGCGGGGCTGCTCGTGCTGGTGCGCACGATCGGGATGTTCGAGCTGACCTTCTTCACCGCGGGGCCGAGCACGCAGACGCTCGTCGTCGCGCTGTATTACGCGGTGTTCTCGACCGGCGTGCGCGCGCCGCAGTCGATCGACGCGATGGCGATGATCTACATGGCCATCACGCTCGTGTGGGTCGTGATCGCGCTGCAGTTCGTGAGCCCGACGCAGCTCGTCAGCCGCGTGAAGCAGGAGCGGCAATAG
- the prfH gene encoding peptide chain release factor H: MQISSAHGPLECQLAAANALRRLQAEADAKRVVVTVLDAQPGERPGTLRSALLDLDGEGAQALADRWTGTLQWICASPYRLRHPRKNWFIGVTCCANAQPLPDGDVRFEAMRARGPGGQHVNKTSSAIRATHVATGLSVRVESERSQHANKRLALQLLRVRLQQEADRHASDARRQRRMQHFALERGNPVRVFYGAAFVPAD, translated from the coding sequence ATGCAGATTTCTTCGGCGCACGGCCCGCTCGAATGCCAGCTGGCCGCGGCCAATGCGTTGCGGCGGCTGCAGGCGGAAGCCGATGCGAAGCGCGTCGTCGTCACCGTGCTCGATGCGCAGCCGGGCGAACGGCCCGGCACGCTGCGCTCGGCGCTGCTCGACCTCGACGGTGAAGGTGCGCAGGCGCTCGCGGACCGCTGGACGGGCACGCTGCAATGGATTTGCGCGAGCCCGTACCGGTTGCGCCATCCGCGCAAGAACTGGTTCATCGGCGTCACGTGCTGCGCCAACGCGCAGCCGCTGCCGGATGGCGATGTGCGGTTCGAAGCGATGCGCGCACGCGGGCCGGGCGGCCAGCACGTGAACAAGACGAGCTCCGCGATTCGTGCGACCCATGTCGCGACCGGCCTGTCGGTGCGCGTGGAAAGCGAGCGCAGCCAGCACGCGAACAAGCGCCTGGCGCTGCAGTTGCTGCGGGTTCGACTGCAGCAGGAGGCCGACCGTCACGCGTCCGATGCGCGCCGGCAGCGGCGGATGCAGCACTTTGCGCTGGAGCGCGGCAACCCCGTGCGCGTGTTTTACGGGGCGGCATTCGTGCCGGCCGACTGA
- a CDS encoding MFS transporter, which yields MNSHSLDLGGSAGEPAFARPPATAAGADASALPARRVTLGDFMDDLPVGALHRFVVWVIGIGLFFDMYEIFLVSTIGSALQNEYGLSRQSTDFKLLLASAFIGMFVGAMCLGSLADRIGRRKAFLLTLTWYSAFSLVGAFAVNADMLVACRFLTGIGVGAIYPVADSFLSEILPKEKRGRLAAWAYTTSYVAVPLVGFLALWLNPLHVGGVAGWRIILAIGSLGAGYVLFVQHRLPESPRWLLAQGRTADAHAALRRFAEGTGVRVPEQFAEPVEPQRPLGLGERIALLRREPYGARYVMLAIFHLFQGFGYYGFGTLAGTVVKSRGFDVTDSTLFIALSFIGYPVGSLLSIPLLNWIERRTLVIVSILSIAVFGLCFAYSGNTALIVGFGFLTTCASNVFSNAYHVYQAEIFPARVRSTAIGSTYALSRIVSGVLPFVLLPVLGSYGAGAMFGVISVALGIVAVTLRVLGPLTTRRSQDEINPV from the coding sequence ATGAACAGCCATTCCCTCGATCTCGGCGGCAGCGCGGGCGAACCCGCGTTCGCACGGCCGCCGGCCACTGCCGCCGGCGCCGATGCGTCGGCCCTCCCCGCCCGCCGCGTCACGCTCGGCGATTTCATGGACGACCTGCCCGTCGGCGCGTTGCACCGGTTCGTCGTCTGGGTGATCGGCATCGGACTGTTCTTCGACATGTACGAGATCTTCCTCGTCAGCACGATCGGTTCCGCGTTGCAGAACGAATACGGGCTGAGCCGGCAGAGCACCGATTTCAAGCTGCTGCTCGCATCGGCGTTCATCGGCATGTTCGTCGGCGCGATGTGCCTCGGCAGCCTCGCCGACCGCATCGGCCGGCGCAAGGCGTTCCTGCTGACGCTCACGTGGTACAGCGCATTCTCGCTGGTCGGCGCGTTTGCGGTGAATGCCGACATGCTCGTCGCGTGCCGGTTCCTGACCGGCATCGGCGTCGGCGCGATCTATCCGGTTGCCGACAGCTTCCTGTCCGAGATCCTGCCTAAGGAAAAGCGCGGCAGGCTCGCCGCGTGGGCCTATACGACTTCCTATGTCGCGGTGCCGCTCGTCGGGTTTCTGGCGCTGTGGTTGAACCCGCTTCATGTCGGTGGCGTGGCCGGCTGGCGCATCATCCTCGCGATCGGCAGCCTCGGCGCCGGGTACGTGCTGTTCGTCCAGCATCGGCTGCCGGAGAGCCCGCGCTGGCTGCTCGCGCAGGGTCGCACCGCCGACGCGCATGCGGCATTGCGACGCTTCGCGGAAGGCACCGGCGTGCGCGTGCCAGAGCAATTCGCGGAGCCGGTCGAGCCGCAACGGCCGCTCGGGCTTGGCGAGCGTATCGCGCTGCTGCGACGCGAACCGTACGGCGCGCGCTACGTGATGCTCGCGATCTTTCACCTGTTTCAGGGCTTCGGTTATTACGGGTTCGGCACGCTGGCCGGCACGGTCGTGAAAAGTCGCGGCTTCGACGTGACGGACAGCACGCTGTTCATCGCGCTGTCGTTCATCGGCTATCCGGTCGGCTCGCTGCTGTCGATTCCGTTGCTCAACTGGATCGAGCGCCGCACGCTCGTGATCGTGTCGATCCTGTCGATCGCCGTGTTCGGGCTGTGCTTCGCGTATTCGGGCAATACCGCGCTGATCGTCGGCTTCGGGTTCCTGACGACCTGTGCGTCGAACGTGTTCAGCAACGCGTATCACGTGTATCAGGCAGAGATTTTCCCGGCGCGGGTGCGCTCGACGGCGATCGGCAGCACCTATGCGCTGTCGAGGATCGTCAGCGGGGTGTTGCCGTTCGTGTTGTTGCCGGTGCTCGGCAGTTATGGCGCGGGTGCGATGTTCGGGGTAATCTCGGTCGCGCTCGGTATCGTCGCGGTCACGCTGCGCGTGCTCGGGCCGCTGACTACGCGGCGCAGCCAGGATGAGATCAATCCGGTTTGA
- a CDS encoding CaiB/BaiF CoA transferase family protein: MTRPLDGIRVLELGQLIAGPFAGRMLAEFGADVLKVEPPGLGDPLRKWRLLHEGTSVWWAAQSRNKTSLTLDLRTPEGQDVVRRLVAETDVLIENFRPGTLEGWGLGWDALSAINPGLVMLRVSGFGQTGPYRDRPGFGVIAEAMGGLRHLTGEPGRTPVRVGISLGDSLSALHGVIGVLLALRHREQQGGKGQVVDVALYESVFNMMESLLPEYSAFGAVREAAGSSLPGIAPTNAYRCRDGKYALIAGNGDSIFRRLMELIGRPDLGNDPALAHNDGRVAQVERIDAAIGEWSAQHDLDAVLAALNEARIPSGRIYDVADIAADPHYRARDMLVDAALPDGTPVLVPGIVPKLGATPGRIEHAAPALGADTDAVLESLGIDAATRGDWRTRGVI, from the coding sequence ATGACACGCCCCCTGGACGGCATCCGCGTGCTGGAACTCGGCCAACTGATCGCCGGGCCGTTCGCGGGCCGGATGCTCGCCGAATTCGGCGCCGACGTGCTCAAGGTCGAGCCGCCCGGGCTCGGCGACCCGCTGCGCAAATGGCGGCTGCTGCATGAAGGCACGTCGGTCTGGTGGGCCGCGCAGTCGCGCAACAAGACCTCGCTCACGCTCGACCTGCGCACGCCCGAAGGGCAGGACGTCGTGCGCCGCCTTGTGGCCGAGACCGACGTGCTGATCGAGAACTTCCGGCCCGGCACGCTCGAAGGCTGGGGGCTCGGCTGGGACGCGCTGTCCGCGATCAACCCGGGGCTCGTGATGCTGCGCGTGTCGGGCTTCGGCCAGACGGGCCCGTACCGCGACCGTCCCGGCTTCGGCGTGATCGCCGAGGCGATGGGCGGCCTGCGGCACCTGACCGGCGAGCCCGGCCGCACACCGGTGCGCGTCGGCATCTCGCTCGGCGATTCGCTGTCGGCGCTGCACGGCGTGATCGGCGTGCTGCTTGCGCTGCGGCATCGCGAGCAGCAGGGCGGCAAGGGGCAGGTCGTCGACGTCGCGCTGTACGAGTCGGTCTTCAACATGATGGAAAGCCTGCTGCCCGAATACTCGGCGTTCGGCGCCGTGCGCGAGGCGGCCGGCAGCAGCCTGCCCGGCATCGCGCCGACCAACGCGTACCGCTGCCGCGACGGCAAGTACGCACTGATCGCGGGCAACGGCGACAGCATCTTCCGGCGCCTGATGGAGCTGATCGGCCGGCCCGATCTCGGCAACGACCCCGCGCTCGCGCACAACGACGGGCGCGTCGCGCAGGTCGAGCGCATCGACGCGGCAATCGGCGAATGGAGCGCGCAGCACGATCTCGATGCCGTACTGGCCGCGCTGAACGAAGCACGCATTCCGTCCGGGCGCATCTACGACGTGGCCGACATCGCGGCCGATCCGCATTACCGCGCCCGCGACATGCTCGTCGATGCCGCGTTGCCCGACGGCACGCCGGTACTCGTGCCGGGCATCGTACCGAAGCTCGGCGCGACGCCCGGGCGCATCGAACACGCGGCGCCCGCGCTCGGCGCGGATACCGACGCGGTACTCGAATCGCTCGGCATCGATGCGGCGACGCGCGGCGACTGGCGCACGCGCGGCGTGATCTGA
- a CDS encoding D-2-hydroxyacid dehydrogenase, producing the protein MFSASSPAKIVFLDRATLSPHTVLKPFPFPHVLQTFDRTAAHEIAARIGDADIVVTNKVRLDAAALADARRLRMIAIAATGTDIVDLDACAARGIVVSNIRGYAVRTVPEHTFALIFALRRSLVAYRDAVRGGRWLDSGQFCFFDHPIRDLAGSTLGIVGDGVLGRAVAGIARALDMRVRFAAHGDAAGDDYAPLDTLLRDSDVITLHCPLAPATRHLIDAAAFARMARRPLLINTARGGLVDEGALVDALQSGQIAGAGFDVVTQEPLPAAHPFHAILSHPAFILTPHVAWASDEAMQALADQLVDNVAAFVGGTPRHVV; encoded by the coding sequence ATGTTTTCTGCTTCCTCTCCCGCGAAGATCGTGTTTCTCGACCGCGCGACGCTGTCGCCGCACACCGTGCTGAAGCCGTTTCCGTTCCCGCACGTATTGCAGACCTTCGACCGGACGGCCGCGCACGAGATAGCCGCGCGCATCGGTGACGCGGACATCGTCGTGACCAACAAGGTGCGGCTCGACGCGGCAGCGCTCGCCGATGCGCGGCGCCTACGGATGATCGCGATCGCCGCGACGGGCACCGACATCGTCGATCTCGACGCGTGCGCGGCGCGCGGCATCGTGGTGAGCAATATTCGCGGGTATGCGGTCCGCACGGTGCCCGAGCATACGTTCGCGCTGATCTTCGCGCTGCGCCGCAGCCTCGTCGCGTACCGCGACGCGGTGCGTGGCGGGCGCTGGCTCGACAGCGGGCAGTTCTGCTTTTTCGATCATCCGATTCGCGACCTGGCCGGCTCGACGCTCGGGATCGTCGGCGACGGCGTGCTCGGGCGCGCGGTGGCCGGCATCGCCCGCGCGCTCGACATGCGGGTGCGGTTCGCGGCGCACGGCGATGCGGCGGGAGACGACTACGCGCCGCTCGACACGCTGCTGCGCGACAGCGACGTGATCACGCTGCACTGCCCGCTCGCGCCGGCGACGCGGCACCTGATCGACGCGGCCGCGTTCGCGCGGATGGCGCGCCGGCCATTGCTGATCAATACCGCGCGCGGCGGGCTCGTGGATGAAGGTGCGCTGGTCGACGCATTGCAGTCGGGGCAGATCGCGGGCGCGGGGTTCGACGTGGTCACGCAGGAGCCGCTGCCGGCCGCGCATCCGTTCCACGCGATCCTGTCGCATCCGGCATTCATCCTGACGCCGCACGTCGCGTGGGCGAGTGACGAAGCGATGCAGGCGCTCGCCGATCAGCTCGTGGACAACGTCGCCGCGTTCGTGGGCGGCACGCCGCGGCATGTGGTGTAA
- a CDS encoding alpha/beta hydrolase has product MTILYRGMDRAALDAAYLNTKVVPDFPALLASMQARSAALYAAASVRRDLRYGAQPAQRFDWLSCGQPEAPLFVFVHGGYWQHCAKEDFAYGARGPLARGFDVILAEYTLAPIATMTDIVGEIGALLDYLANDPDGLGTAKRPIHLSGHSAGGHLTAVHRAHPAVVSALAISPLVDLEPISLCCLNDKLQLTAHEVDAYSPLRHVGPGAPTVVAVGEAELPELVRQARDYATACEAAGERIIHVGLPGMQHFDVLDDLEKPDGAMLTALLSIAPR; this is encoded by the coding sequence ATGACGATCCTCTACCGCGGCATGGACCGCGCGGCGCTCGACGCCGCTTATCTGAACACGAAGGTGGTACCCGATTTCCCTGCGTTGCTCGCGTCGATGCAGGCGCGCAGCGCAGCGCTCTATGCAGCCGCGTCCGTCCGGCGCGACCTGCGTTACGGCGCGCAACCCGCGCAGCGTTTCGACTGGCTGTCGTGCGGCCAGCCCGAGGCGCCGCTGTTCGTGTTCGTTCACGGCGGCTACTGGCAGCACTGCGCGAAAGAGGATTTCGCGTACGGGGCGCGCGGGCCGCTCGCGCGCGGTTTCGACGTGATACTCGCCGAATACACGCTCGCGCCGATCGCGACGATGACCGACATCGTCGGCGAGATCGGCGCGCTGCTCGACTACCTGGCGAACGACCCGGACGGCCTCGGCACCGCGAAGCGGCCGATCCACCTGAGCGGCCATTCAGCGGGCGGCCATCTGACGGCCGTGCACCGCGCGCATCCGGCCGTCGTCTCGGCGCTCGCGATCAGTCCGCTCGTCGATCTCGAACCGATCTCGCTGTGCTGCCTGAACGACAAGCTGCAGCTCACCGCGCACGAAGTCGACGCGTACAGCCCGTTGCGCCACGTCGGGCCCGGCGCGCCGACGGTCGTCGCGGTCGGCGAAGCCGAGCTGCCCGAACTCGTGCGGCAAGCACGCGACTACGCGACGGCGTGCGAAGCGGCCGGCGAACGAATCATCCACGTAGGATTGCCCGGCATGCAGCACTTCGACGTGCTCGACGATCTCGAGAAGCCGGACGGTGCGATGCTCACCGCCTTGCTGTCGATCGCGCCACGCTAG
- a CDS encoding RNA ligase RtcB family protein yields MGNSMQYLGERITLCACATTWIEGEAIRQLEHAATLPGMRRVAGMPDLHPGRGYPVGAAFFSTGRLYPALIGGDIGCGMALWQTALDARRVSASKLASRLGSIDATPDASWQPLVAAAGFADHAYAASLGTIGSGNHFAEAQRIDAVYDTDAVAALGLDPDRLLLLVHSGSRGFGQSILEQHMREHGYNGLVDTDAACTAYLARHDAALRYAIANRDLIARRMLARWRTDGRCVLDVNHNLVSRARVDGEPGWLHRKGATPADAGPVVIPGSRGDYSYLVAPVRPDDAASLASLAHGAGRKWARGDCKGRLERRFTPSQLTRTPLGSHVICEDRELLYEEAPQAYKPIDSVVDALEAAGLLRKLARLAPVLTYKTSGEAGRC; encoded by the coding sequence ATGGGCAATTCCATGCAATACCTGGGCGAGCGCATCACGTTGTGCGCTTGCGCCACCACCTGGATCGAAGGTGAGGCGATCCGGCAGCTCGAACACGCTGCCACCCTCCCCGGCATGCGGCGCGTCGCCGGCATGCCCGATCTTCACCCCGGACGCGGCTATCCCGTTGGCGCCGCGTTCTTCTCGACGGGCCGGCTGTATCCGGCGCTGATCGGCGGCGATATCGGCTGCGGGATGGCGCTGTGGCAAACCGCGCTCGATGCGCGGCGCGTCAGTGCGTCGAAGCTCGCGAGCCGGCTCGGCTCGATCGACGCCACGCCCGATGCAAGCTGGCAGCCGCTCGTCGCGGCCGCCGGGTTCGCGGATCACGCGTACGCGGCATCGCTCGGCACGATCGGCAGCGGCAATCATTTCGCGGAGGCGCAGCGGATCGACGCGGTGTACGACACCGATGCCGTCGCGGCGCTCGGCCTCGATCCCGATCGCCTGCTGCTGCTCGTGCATAGCGGATCGCGCGGCTTCGGCCAGTCGATCCTCGAGCAGCACATGCGCGAGCACGGCTACAACGGTCTCGTCGACACGGATGCCGCATGCACGGCGTACCTCGCGCGTCACGATGCGGCGTTGCGCTACGCGATCGCGAATCGCGACCTGATCGCGCGGCGCATGCTGGCGCGCTGGCGCACCGATGGCCGGTGCGTGCTCGACGTGAACCACAACCTGGTGAGCCGCGCGAGGGTCGACGGCGAGCCGGGCTGGCTGCATCGCAAAGGTGCGACGCCGGCCGATGCGGGGCCGGTCGTCATTCCCGGATCGCGCGGCGACTACAGCTACCTCGTCGCGCCGGTGCGGCCCGACGATGCGGCCAGCCTGGCGTCGCTGGCGCACGGTGCGGGCCGCAAGTGGGCGCGCGGCGACTGCAAGGGGCGCCTCGAACGGCGCTTCACGCCGTCGCAGCTCACGCGCACGCCGCTCGGCAGCCACGTGATCTGCGAAGACCGCGAACTGCTGTACGAGGAAGCGCCGCAGGCCTACAAGCCGATCGACAGCGTCGTCGACGCGCTCGAAGCGGCCGGGCTGCTGCGCAAGCTGGCGCGGCTCGCGCCGGTGCTGACCTACAAGACGTCCGGGGAGGCTGGCCGATGCTGA
- a CDS encoding LysR family transcriptional regulator — protein MVNPLHFDLQSLRVFALVAEHGSLTKAAEHGQLTLSAVSKRIAELESVTGSALFVRHARGVELTPAGRALLDHAAKVIEQVNRMAHEMSDYVAGVRGHIHVWTNTSAIVQFLPADLAAFLTDHPGIKVSLEERLSHEIVDALASGKADLGVFADNVPAPGIERRLYRRDELVLLVPRTHRFAARDSIRFADTLDEDYVGLSDGSSLLARMTDAAFAVERSLKLRIQVSNFDGVSRMIEAGLGIGILPRDAVTGERAARLGVVKLDDAWATRTLWVGVKAGAVLTTDIAKLFDFMSAR, from the coding sequence ATGGTGAATCCGCTTCATTTCGATCTGCAGTCGCTGCGCGTGTTCGCGCTCGTCGCCGAGCACGGCAGCCTGACGAAAGCGGCCGAACACGGCCAGCTCACGCTGTCCGCGGTCAGCAAGCGCATCGCCGAGCTGGAAAGCGTGACGGGCAGTGCATTGTTCGTCCGGCATGCGCGCGGTGTCGAGCTGACGCCCGCGGGCCGCGCGCTGCTCGACCACGCGGCGAAGGTGATCGAGCAGGTCAACCGGATGGCGCACGAGATGAGCGATTACGTCGCCGGCGTGCGCGGCCATATCCACGTGTGGACCAACACGTCCGCGATCGTGCAGTTCCTGCCCGCCGATCTCGCCGCGTTCCTCACCGACCATCCGGGCATCAAGGTCAGCCTCGAAGAGCGGCTGAGCCACGAGATCGTCGACGCGCTCGCATCCGGCAAGGCCGATCTCGGCGTGTTCGCCGACAACGTGCCGGCCCCCGGCATCGAACGGCGGTTGTACCGGCGCGACGAGCTCGTGCTGCTCGTGCCGCGCACGCACCGGTTCGCCGCGCGCGACAGCATCCGCTTCGCGGATACGCTCGACGAAGACTACGTGGGGCTCAGTGACGGCAGCTCGCTGCTCGCGCGCATGACCGACGCGGCGTTCGCGGTCGAGCGCTCGCTGAAGCTGCGGATCCAGGTATCGAATTTCGACGGTGTGAGCCGGATGATCGAGGCGGGGCTCGGCATCGGCATCCTGCCGCGCGATGCGGTGACCGGCGAGCGCGCGGCGCGGCTCGGGGTCGTGAAGCTCGACGATGCGTGGGCGACGAGAACGCTGTGGGTGGGGGTGAAGGCCGGCGCCGTGCTGACGACCGATATCGCGAAGCTGTTCGATTTCATGTCGGCGCGGTGA
- a CDS encoding ABC transporter permease has protein sequence MSTVASGGTPRDAKAWLVTPALAFIVALFIYPFAYGLVLSFQPMNGGGALANYVQFFTDTAMWPTVLVTLKLAVPATLLNVGIAVPVAFALRRHSPYQKFVTTLLVIPVTLGTVLVADGMLTYFGPNGWFPQALQGLHLYTDEVRLTHNYLGVLLSLIVSGFPFAFLLMLSYISGIDPTLARAAATLGANPWQQFRQIYLPLLVPGLTMAACLSFVQAFSVFPSAVLLGAPAGPTRVISIAAAEAAFESYDYSLASAIAIVMGFVQLLVVASMLGARRFFYTGAVTGGKG, from the coding sequence ATGAGCACGGTCGCATCCGGCGGCACGCCGCGCGACGCGAAAGCGTGGCTCGTCACGCCCGCGCTCGCATTCATCGTCGCGCTGTTCATCTATCCGTTCGCGTACGGCCTCGTGCTGTCGTTCCAGCCGATGAACGGCGGCGGCGCGCTCGCGAACTACGTGCAGTTCTTCACCGACACGGCGATGTGGCCGACCGTGCTCGTCACGCTGAAGCTCGCGGTGCCGGCGACGCTGCTCAACGTCGGCATCGCGGTGCCCGTCGCGTTCGCGCTGCGCCGCCATTCGCCGTACCAGAAGTTCGTCACGACGCTGCTCGTGATTCCCGTCACGCTCGGCACGGTGCTCGTCGCCGACGGGATGCTCACGTATTTCGGGCCGAACGGCTGGTTCCCGCAGGCGCTGCAGGGGCTGCACCTGTACACCGACGAAGTGCGCCTCACCCACAACTACTTGGGCGTGCTGCTGTCGCTGATCGTGTCGGGCTTTCCGTTCGCGTTCCTGCTGATGCTGTCGTACATCAGCGGCATCGACCCGACGCTCGCGCGCGCAGCGGCGACGCTCGGCGCGAACCCGTGGCAGCAGTTCCGGCAGATCTACCTGCCGCTGCTCGTGCCGGGACTGACGATGGCCGCGTGCCTGTCGTTCGTGCAGGCGTTCTCGGTGTTCCCGTCGGCCGTGCTGCTCGGCGCGCCGGCCGGACCCACGCGCGTGATCTCGATCGCGGCGGCGGAAGCCGCGTTCGAGAGCTACGACTATTCGCTCGCATCGGCGATCGCGATCGTGATGGGCTTCGTGCAGTTGCTGGTGGTCGCGTCGATGCTCGGCGCGCGCCGCTTCTTCTATACGGGCGCGGTGACGGGAGGCAAGGGCTGA